A genomic segment from Leptospira fainei serovar Hurstbridge str. BUT 6 encodes:
- a CDS encoding enoyl-CoA hydratase/isomerase family protein has product MKNIRIEEKGPLAWIWLERSPSNEMTEELMDELIEAHQILGAKKSVRAVLIGSQNEKFFSNGLDPRYMLERSPEDRVKVFAKLFDMMRVIYTFPKPQVTVINGHAMAGGAVLGILTDFRFMGNGKSRYCFSEVLVGLTIPPTLLNIIESVVGKARLRDVAMLGKAYKPEEAKAIGLVDLIFPAEELNKKSEDYMLDILDLPQASLESLKRGIRKDLIQEFNAPTDLLIQEFKPFVSGNFDEGLKAVLERRKPKFSQEVVSISK; this is encoded by the coding sequence ATGAAAAATATCAGAATCGAAGAAAAAGGACCCTTAGCGTGGATATGGCTGGAACGATCACCTTCCAATGAAATGACGGAGGAGCTCATGGACGAGTTGATCGAAGCGCATCAAATTCTGGGCGCAAAAAAAAGCGTTCGTGCAGTTTTAATCGGTTCTCAAAATGAAAAATTTTTCTCGAACGGTTTAGATCCTCGTTATATGTTGGAACGCTCTCCGGAAGATAGAGTCAAAGTATTCGCAAAATTATTCGATATGATGCGAGTTATATATACGTTCCCTAAGCCGCAAGTAACCGTTATTAACGGACACGCAATGGCGGGAGGCGCAGTGCTCGGAATCCTAACCGACTTTCGGTTTATGGGAAACGGAAAGTCCAGATACTGCTTCTCGGAAGTATTGGTCGGTTTGACAATACCACCTACTCTATTAAATATCATCGAATCGGTGGTCGGCAAAGCTAGATTGCGGGACGTCGCGATGTTGGGGAAAGCCTATAAACCGGAAGAGGCTAAAGCGATCGGACTGGTCGACCTCATTTTTCCCGCCGAAGAATTGAATAAAAAATCGGAGGACTATATGTTAGATATCTTGGATCTTCCTCAGGCAAGTCTCGAATCCTTGAAACGAGGCATTAGAAAAGACCTAATTCAGGAGTTCAACGCTCCGACGGACCTATTGATCCAAGAGTTCAAGCCGTTCGTTTCCGGAAATTTCGACGAAGGATTAAAGGCAGTATTGGAAAGAAGAAAGCCGAAGTTCAGCCAAGAGGTTGTGAGTATCTCGAAGTAA
- a CDS encoding aconitate hydratase, with the protein MAFDIDMIRARYEKIGTLVKKAREVVGKPLTLTEKILYSHLWDGEPKHAFEKGKSYVDFAPDRVAMQDATAQMALLQFMSAGRDKVAVPSTVHCDHLITAQVGSVADLSKASTENKEVYDFLSSVSNKYGIGFWKPGAGIIHQVVLENYAFPGGMMIGTDSHTVNAGGLGMIAIGVGGADACDVMAGLAWELKWPKLIGVKLTGKLNGWTSPKDIILKVAGILTVKGGTGAIVEYFGEGAAALSCTGKGTICNMGAEIGATTSTFGYDESMERYLRSTGRAAVADLANGIKEHLNADPEVYANPDKFFDQVIEIDLNKLEPHLNGPFTPDLATPISQMKDAAKKNGWPTKVEVGLIGSCTNSSYEDISRAASLAHQASEKFLTPKSEFTITPGSELVRFTIERDGFIKTFEKIGAKVFANACGPCIGMWARVGSEKKEKNTIVHSFNRNFQSRNDGNPNTFAFVGSPELVTALAIAGDLTFDPNKDTLVNDKGEKVKLDPPNGDELPKRGFDVKDAGFQAPAADGSKIQVVVDPKSNRLQLLAPFSKWEGTDLKGLRLLIKAKGKCTTDHISMAGPWLKFRGHLDNISNNLLIGATNSFNDKINSVKNELDGSYDEVPKVQRQYKAKGIGSIVVGDENYGEGSSREHAAMEPRHLGVRAVLVKSFARIHETNLKKQGMLALTFADKADYDKIKEDDTIDILGLTSFKEGTPLTLVLHHSDGSKEEIKANHTYNEQQIEWFKAGSALNLIGGKK; encoded by the coding sequence ATGGCATTTGATATAGATATGATCCGCGCTCGGTACGAGAAGATCGGGACCCTGGTAAAAAAGGCTAGGGAAGTGGTTGGGAAACCTCTTACCTTAACTGAAAAAATTCTGTACTCCCACCTATGGGACGGAGAGCCGAAACACGCTTTCGAGAAAGGAAAGTCTTACGTTGATTTCGCTCCTGATAGAGTGGCGATGCAGGACGCAACGGCCCAGATGGCGTTGCTACAATTTATGTCCGCCGGCAGAGATAAGGTGGCGGTTCCGTCTACCGTTCATTGCGACCATTTGATTACCGCGCAGGTAGGATCGGTCGCAGATCTTAGTAAAGCATCGACCGAAAACAAGGAAGTTTATGATTTTCTCTCCTCGGTTTCCAACAAATACGGAATCGGTTTTTGGAAACCCGGCGCAGGGATCATTCACCAAGTCGTTTTAGAAAATTACGCTTTCCCGGGTGGAATGATGATCGGTACCGATTCTCATACCGTGAATGCGGGCGGGCTGGGAATGATCGCGATAGGAGTCGGTGGAGCGGACGCGTGCGACGTAATGGCGGGTCTCGCTTGGGAATTGAAATGGCCCAAATTAATCGGAGTGAAACTCACCGGAAAACTTAACGGTTGGACCTCCCCGAAAGATATCATATTAAAAGTCGCGGGAATTCTCACCGTTAAGGGAGGAACAGGCGCTATCGTCGAATATTTCGGCGAGGGAGCTGCGGCATTATCCTGTACCGGAAAGGGAACTATTTGCAATATGGGCGCGGAGATCGGTGCGACTACATCCACCTTCGGATACGACGAATCGATGGAGAGATACCTAAGGTCTACGGGACGCGCGGCGGTGGCGGATCTCGCGAACGGAATTAAGGAACATTTGAATGCGGATCCCGAAGTCTATGCGAATCCGGATAAATTTTTCGATCAAGTGATCGAAATCGATCTAAACAAACTCGAGCCTCATCTAAACGGACCGTTTACTCCTGATTTGGCGACTCCAATTTCTCAGATGAAAGATGCCGCGAAAAAGAACGGTTGGCCGACGAAAGTTGAAGTAGGTCTTATCGGATCTTGCACGAATTCTTCTTATGAGGATATTTCCCGTGCCGCTTCTCTGGCACACCAAGCCTCGGAAAAATTCCTGACTCCAAAATCGGAATTTACGATAACTCCCGGATCGGAACTTGTTCGGTTTACTATCGAGCGCGACGGGTTCATTAAGACTTTTGAAAAGATCGGAGCAAAAGTATTTGCGAATGCTTGCGGACCTTGCATCGGAATGTGGGCTCGCGTAGGCTCGGAAAAGAAAGAGAAGAATACGATCGTTCACTCGTTTAACAGAAATTTTCAATCCCGAAACGATGGGAATCCGAATACATTTGCATTCGTCGGATCTCCGGAATTAGTAACCGCTCTTGCGATTGCCGGAGATTTAACGTTCGATCCGAATAAAGATACTCTTGTCAATGATAAGGGCGAGAAAGTAAAATTAGATCCGCCGAACGGAGACGAATTACCGAAACGCGGGTTCGATGTGAAGGATGCCGGATTTCAGGCTCCTGCAGCGGACGGTTCTAAAATTCAAGTCGTAGTGGATCCGAAATCCAATCGGCTTCAACTATTGGCTCCGTTCTCGAAATGGGAAGGAACGGACCTGAAAGGATTACGTCTTTTGATTAAAGCCAAAGGTAAATGTACTACGGATCATATTTCGATGGCCGGACCTTGGTTGAAGTTTCGCGGGCATCTCGATAACATTTCCAATAACCTCCTGATCGGTGCGACGAATTCGTTTAACGATAAAATAAACTCAGTTAAAAATGAGTTGGACGGCTCTTACGACGAGGTCCCGAAAGTTCAACGTCAGTATAAGGCGAAAGGAATCGGATCAATCGTAGTGGGTGATGAAAACTACGGGGAAGGTTCCTCTCGAGAACACGCGGCTATGGAACCTCGACACCTCGGAGTGCGTGCGGTCTTAGTGAAGTCTTTTGCAAGGATTCACGAAACCAACTTAAAAAAACAAGGAATGCTCGCGCTTACTTTTGCGGACAAGGCCGATTACGATAAGATCAAGGAAGACGATACGATCGATATCCTCGGTTTAACCTCGTTTAAGGAAGGAACTCCTCTGACTCTAGTCTTACACCATTCGGATGGAAGTAAAGAGGAGATCAAGGCAAACCATACGTATAACGAACAGCAAATCGAATGGTTTAAGGCGGGAAGCGCTTTGAATCTTATCGGCGGGAAGAAGTAA
- a CDS encoding aldo/keto reductase yields the protein MKLKKLGKNGPEVSSVGLGCMGMSDFYVSKQTRDDQESIYTIHAALDAGINYLDTGDFYGMGHNESLVGKAIQDRRDQAFLSVKFGAQRSPSGAFLGFDARPNSVKAFAAYSLQRLGVDIIDLYQPARIDPSVPIEETVGAVADLIKEGKVRYLGLSETNSEQIRRANNVHPVSALQIEYSLATRLIESKILPTIRELGISLVPYGIVGRGLLTGSITGEIKTDYRAHLPRFQGENLSKNLEKVATLQSIASAKGSTPSQIAIAWVLSRGEDIIPLIGTSKRSRLSENLKALDIILTSEELEKLDRTFSEGAIVGDRYPAPQMEMVAK from the coding sequence ATGAAGTTAAAGAAATTAGGAAAAAACGGCCCCGAAGTTTCTTCGGTCGGCCTCGGTTGCATGGGGATGTCGGATTTTTACGTTTCTAAACAAACTCGAGACGACCAAGAAAGCATCTATACGATTCATGCCGCGTTGGATGCCGGGATCAATTATTTGGATACCGGAGACTTCTACGGAATGGGGCATAACGAATCTTTGGTGGGAAAAGCGATTCAAGATCGCCGAGACCAAGCCTTCTTAAGCGTAAAGTTCGGCGCTCAGCGTTCTCCTTCCGGCGCTTTTTTAGGGTTTGATGCGAGACCTAATTCGGTAAAAGCATTTGCGGCGTACTCTCTTCAGAGACTCGGAGTAGATATTATCGATTTGTATCAGCCCGCTCGAATCGATCCGTCGGTTCCGATCGAAGAAACGGTAGGCGCGGTTGCCGATTTGATTAAGGAAGGGAAAGTTCGATATCTAGGGCTTTCCGAAACTAATTCGGAGCAGATTCGTCGGGCCAATAACGTTCATCCTGTAAGTGCATTGCAAATCGAATATTCGCTCGCGACCCGATTGATCGAGTCCAAAATTCTGCCTACGATTCGAGAACTAGGGATTAGCTTGGTTCCTTACGGAATCGTCGGAAGAGGGTTGCTGACCGGCAGTATCACCGGTGAGATTAAGACGGATTATAGAGCTCATCTACCTCGGTTTCAGGGGGAAAACCTTTCTAAGAATCTGGAAAAGGTTGCAACGCTGCAATCCATAGCCTCGGCAAAAGGATCTACCCCGTCTCAGATCGCAATCGCCTGGGTTCTTTCCCGCGGAGAGGATATCATACCATTAATAGGGACGAGTAAGCGATCTCGCTTATCGGAAAATTTAAAAGCACTTGATATCATCCTGACTTCGGAAGAGCTTGAGAAATTGGATCGTACTTTTTCGGAAGGGGCTATCGTAGGAGATCGCTATCCTGCTCCGCAAATGGAGATGGTCGCCAAATAA
- a CDS encoding 4a-hydroxytetrahydrobiopterin dehydratase, giving the protein MSSTRKMDPEEIRKNLPDSWEVLPINGVYRIRKNFTFSTYSEGIRFVNEVAREAERLDHHPDLRVTYGNVGLEVFTHSLNGLSNLDLELALFSEKAYKRDIS; this is encoded by the coding sequence ATGAGTTCCACGCGCAAAATGGATCCCGAAGAGATTCGGAAGAATCTTCCCGATTCCTGGGAAGTTCTTCCTATTAACGGAGTGTATAGAATCCGTAAGAATTTTACGTTTTCCACCTACTCGGAAGGGATTCGTTTCGTAAACGAAGTAGCCCGAGAAGCGGAAAGATTGGATCATCACCCTGATCTTAGAGTCACCTACGGAAATGTCGGTCTGGAAGTTTTTACTCATTCTCTTAACGGGCTTTCGAATTTGGACCTAGAGTTGGCCTTGTTTTCAGAGAAAGCTTACAAACGGGACATTTCTTAA
- a CDS encoding TetR/AcrR family transcriptional regulator, translating into MPRTGLSPEELKRVALDSAEKMIRKFGFDKTHLVDIAKEIGVSHPILYRLFPDKAALIDAVSERWLNRIDDELAKIVSKKGSSKSRLHAWFLTLHRLKREKVSMDPELYRAFNSSAELRRPFVVRHLETTMSQLSSILESGIRSGEFSKKDPKLLASLLFHGMISFHHPKMVLDHLDSDRELLLKQVLDLLLAGIP; encoded by the coding sequence ATGCCAAGAACCGGCCTTTCCCCTGAAGAATTAAAACGAGTCGCATTGGATTCGGCCGAAAAAATGATCCGCAAGTTTGGGTTCGACAAGACCCATCTTGTGGATATTGCCAAGGAAATCGGAGTAAGTCATCCGATTCTCTATCGTTTGTTTCCTGATAAGGCCGCGCTTATCGATGCGGTATCCGAACGTTGGTTGAATCGGATCGATGATGAGTTGGCAAAAATCGTCTCAAAAAAAGGAAGCTCCAAATCCAGACTTCATGCTTGGTTCTTAACTCTGCATCGTTTAAAGAGAGAAAAAGTTTCCATGGATCCGGAATTGTATCGGGCTTTCAATTCTTCGGCAGAATTACGACGTCCCTTCGTGGTTCGGCATCTGGAGACGACGATGAGCCAACTTTCCTCCATATTGGAATCGGGGATTCGATCCGGGGAATTCTCTAAAAAAGATCCGAAACTACTCGCGAGTCTGTTGTTTCATGGAATGATCAGTTTTCACCATCCTAAAATGGTTCTCGATCATTTGGATTCCGATAGGGAACTTCTTTTAAAACAGGTTTTGGATCTTTTGTTAGCGGGAATTCCATGA
- a CDS encoding response regulator transcription factor, which produces MKNILVIEDDPDIGNLIRKSLDSAHYKTTIQTSGEEGLKYYKANHPDLLILDLSLPDIDGMDVCRTVRRTDENTPIFIVTARNEEIDRIMGLELGADDYITKPFSVRELKTRVDVFFRRWDKKAGIKPNIGSGGEIIRGSLKIDPVRRRVTLKDQVINISRKEFDILQLMATSPGKVFSREMILEAVWGMEWDGFERMIDSHIKRIRSKLEKNSAQPEWIETIWGIGYRFSDNYDNIVIPD; this is translated from the coding sequence ATGAAGAACATTTTGGTCATCGAAGACGATCCGGATATCGGAAACCTCATACGAAAGTCTTTAGATTCGGCCCATTATAAAACCACCATTCAAACATCCGGTGAAGAAGGGTTGAAATATTATAAAGCAAATCATCCGGATCTTCTAATTTTAGACCTCTCTCTTCCCGATATCGACGGCATGGATGTATGCCGCACTGTAAGAAGAACCGACGAAAATACTCCTATCTTTATCGTAACTGCCCGTAACGAAGAAATCGATCGCATAATGGGATTGGAACTTGGAGCGGACGATTACATTACGAAGCCGTTCTCCGTTAGAGAACTTAAAACCAGGGTGGATGTATTTTTTCGCCGTTGGGACAAAAAAGCAGGCATTAAACCGAATATCGGAAGCGGCGGTGAAATTATCCGCGGCAGCTTGAAAATCGATCCGGTCCGCCGTCGAGTTACGCTCAAAGACCAAGTCATCAATATTTCCCGAAAGGAATTCGATATCCTCCAACTAATGGCGACTTCCCCTGGAAAAGTATTCTCCCGAGAAATGATCCTGGAAGCGGTATGGGGAATGGAATGGGACGGATTCGAAAGAATGATCGACTCTCATATTAAACGAATCCGATCGAAACTCGAAAAGAATTCCGCCCAACCGGAATGGATCGAAACAATTTGGGGAATCGGGTATAGATTTTCCGATAACTACGACAATATCGTAATTCCAGATTAA
- a CDS encoding STAS domain-containing protein, with amino-acid sequence MEQIRRYTYFEIRKKTKIVEIEPLTGQIEGDSFKELQSALAMAFYESSRHVKLELGNVQFLSITVLEKLIKFALDLREKNRVLIFSHPAISVRRYLERFRLTDVILIL; translated from the coding sequence TTGGAACAGATTCGCAGATACACTTATTTCGAAATCCGAAAAAAAACCAAGATAGTCGAAATAGAACCTTTAACCGGTCAAATCGAAGGCGACTCTTTCAAAGAATTACAATCCGCGCTGGCGATGGCGTTTTACGAATCGAGCCGGCACGTTAAATTGGAATTAGGAAACGTGCAATTCCTATCGATCACGGTCTTAGAAAAGCTGATCAAATTCGCTCTAGATTTACGGGAGAAAAATCGGGTTCTCATTTTTTCTCATCCCGCTATATCGGTTAGAAGATACTTGGAAAGATTTCGTTTAACGGATGTGATTCTTATCCTCTAA
- the epmA gene encoding EF-P lysine aminoacylase EpmA: MNLTSKEIITARARFLRSTRDFFHSEGFLEIDTPALKKIPGMEPHLDPFEVRSPSGNEIGYLVTSPEYSLKQALSLGLDRVYEIAHTFRSGEKGSPLHTAEFLMLEFYQAAADLNDLMDTTERLIRALGNRIGKSTPVSKIPRNRVRDLLLRYAGCDWDRESLEKKLKQASLTNLSMQELEYEDCFYLVFLNFVEPRLLPEFQFLYDYPPEMAALARIENGVAKRFETYYGNIELGNAFYELSDPVEQRLRFLKEQELRKKLGKEVFPIDGEFLLSLERGLPTCSGNAIGLDRLLSVFLGANSLAQISPYWARLD; the protein is encoded by the coding sequence ATGAACCTCACTTCCAAAGAAATTATAACGGCGCGGGCAAGATTTCTACGATCCACCCGGGACTTTTTCCATTCGGAAGGATTTTTAGAAATAGATACACCCGCCTTAAAAAAGATTCCCGGGATGGAACCGCACTTAGATCCCTTCGAAGTCCGTTCCCCTTCGGGAAATGAAATCGGGTACTTAGTTACTTCGCCGGAATATTCCTTAAAACAAGCCCTATCTTTAGGTTTGGACCGGGTCTATGAAATAGCACATACGTTTCGCTCGGGGGAAAAAGGAAGCCCTCTTCATACTGCTGAATTTCTTATGCTCGAATTCTATCAAGCCGCCGCCGATTTGAACGATCTAATGGATACGACCGAACGTTTGATTCGGGCCTTAGGGAATCGAATCGGGAAGTCCACTCCGGTTTCGAAGATTCCTAGAAATCGCGTTCGGGATTTATTACTTCGATACGCGGGCTGTGATTGGGATCGTGAGTCTCTAGAAAAGAAATTAAAGCAGGCGTCTTTGACGAATCTCTCAATGCAGGAATTGGAATATGAGGATTGTTTTTATCTAGTTTTTTTGAATTTCGTTGAGCCGAGGCTTTTACCCGAGTTTCAATTTTTGTACGATTACCCACCGGAAATGGCCGCATTGGCCCGGATAGAAAACGGGGTCGCCAAGCGTTTTGAAACGTACTACGGAAATATCGAACTCGGAAACGCCTTTTACGAGTTATCCGATCCTGTCGAACAGCGTCTCCGCTTTCTTAAGGAGCAGGAGCTACGAAAGAAATTAGGTAAGGAAGTCTTTCCGATCGACGGGGAATTCCTTCTTTCGCTCGAAAGAGGTCTCCCTACTTGTTCCGGGAACGCGATCGGATTGGATCGATTGCTCTCCGTATTTCTCGGCGCGAATTCCCTGGCTCAAATTAGTCCGTATTGGGCCCGCCTAGACTAG
- a CDS encoding DUF4279 domain-containing protein, which produces MKSPLTIPRSWALIAISEPGLDVHGITRETGIRPDLPVPGTATGISGEPVSSPLWQIHSKKDANLPLEDHVWELIERIAPHRKEFQNVCEKHPVTLYCSVEYNDGSLEEASLSPKLLLLLGNLGLKISFQAWKLPEKKRRLEDKNHIR; this is translated from the coding sequence ATGAAATCTCCTCTAACGATCCCTCGCTCATGGGCGTTGATTGCCATATCTGAACCAGGCTTGGATGTACATGGAATAACTCGCGAGACCGGAATTCGACCCGATCTGCCTGTCCCCGGAACGGCAACCGGCATCTCAGGTGAACCGGTGAGTTCTCCATTATGGCAAATCCATTCCAAGAAAGACGCGAATCTTCCTTTAGAGGATCATGTTTGGGAGCTTATCGAGCGCATTGCTCCTCACCGTAAGGAATTTCAAAACGTTTGTGAAAAACATCCGGTGACGTTATATTGTTCGGTCGAGTATAACGACGGTAGTTTAGAGGAAGCTTCATTAAGTCCTAAATTGCTTTTATTATTGGGAAATCTAGGACTTAAAATCAGTTTCCAAGCTTGGAAACTGCCGGAGAAGAAACGTCGATTAGAGGATAAGAATCACATCCGTTAA
- the malQ gene encoding 4-alpha-glucanotransferase translates to MNETAVYEAFGILPEYTDLTGQAHRLETNTFLGILVALGYDPKEVSDPESILRKKSTNKSSRILEPVYFIPVDSQPGLIRIRLTKDQSIETLSFRIILEEGPTFNVRVKDISTEESNDDDLRLITISLLEPLPPGYHTLRLENLPESYAPAGVLESILIVYPETCYDWSDDWKRKGISLQLYSVRSPWNDGIGDFKDLLEIGLDCSRNGFSILGVNPLHALFPLEPDRRSPYSPSNRLFKNPLYIHLPWVFQDFGYRELESEYLIERNNPKFLELISDEHIDYAKVSEFKMRFLRAIFQRFMESLPAQNPEVFSLFQEFTEAGGTSLFRHCLFDASRIIIETLETSPSKQRLTHVGLLETEIEEKSKNLTYEVRFYQFIQWIAEKQFCRVVDSLHSIQVSVYTDLAVGPDPGGSEVQIAGRIFSSGAAIGSPPDEFSPNGQNWGILPLIPDRLREDHYEHFIELLRTNMPKDGILRIDHAVGLFRLFWIPYSGAAGGYVAYPWEDLLKILALESQRNRCAIVAEDLGLVPVEVKKILSEFGIYLTKVLYFEKHDSHEYSSPTHYQLRTVASLNTHDLPTLKGYWNSEDIKERFRIGMLSWAEYETLLAERESDKQMMVALIRKEGILSTHNGNGMHGSEIADALLKLLTSANSKIRMFAMHDILGEYKQTNLPGTTNEYPNWKLRYSLFWKDHPFFRKDPKS, encoded by the coding sequence ATGAATGAAACAGCGGTTTACGAAGCTTTCGGAATCCTTCCCGAATATACCGATTTAACCGGTCAAGCCCATCGCTTAGAAACGAACACTTTCTTAGGAATCCTCGTCGCATTAGGTTATGATCCGAAAGAAGTTTCCGATCCCGAATCTATTTTAAGGAAAAAATCGACGAATAAATCCTCAAGGATTCTTGAACCGGTCTATTTTATTCCCGTAGATTCCCAGCCTGGACTAATTAGGATTCGTTTAACCAAGGATCAAAGCATTGAAACCCTTAGCTTCCGAATTATTCTTGAGGAAGGACCGACTTTCAACGTTCGAGTGAAAGATATATCAACGGAAGAGAGCAACGACGACGATCTTCGTCTCATAACGATTTCGTTATTAGAACCTCTTCCTCCCGGGTATCATACGCTACGATTGGAAAACTTACCTGAGTCTTATGCGCCGGCGGGCGTTTTAGAATCGATTCTTATCGTTTACCCCGAAACTTGCTACGACTGGTCGGATGACTGGAAACGCAAAGGGATTTCTCTTCAATTATATTCGGTTCGATCTCCTTGGAACGACGGCATCGGAGATTTTAAAGACCTTTTGGAAATAGGATTAGATTGCTCTCGGAATGGATTTTCCATCCTCGGAGTAAATCCTCTACATGCGCTATTTCCTCTGGAGCCGGATCGAAGAAGCCCTTATTCCCCTTCGAATCGTTTGTTTAAAAATCCTTTATATATTCACTTGCCTTGGGTTTTCCAAGATTTTGGATACCGCGAACTCGAATCGGAATATCTGATCGAGAGAAACAATCCGAAGTTTCTCGAGTTGATTTCGGATGAGCATATAGATTATGCGAAAGTCTCCGAATTTAAGATGAGATTCTTGAGAGCGATTTTTCAGCGGTTTATGGAATCGTTGCCGGCGCAGAATCCGGAAGTTTTTTCCCTATTTCAAGAATTTACCGAAGCCGGTGGAACTTCACTTTTCAGACATTGCCTTTTTGACGCGAGTCGAATCATTATTGAAACCTTGGAAACTTCACCTTCAAAGCAAAGACTAACGCACGTAGGCCTGCTCGAAACGGAGATCGAGGAAAAGTCGAAAAACCTGACGTATGAAGTTAGGTTTTACCAATTCATTCAATGGATCGCTGAAAAACAATTCTGCCGGGTGGTCGATTCTCTCCATAGCATTCAAGTATCCGTTTACACGGACCTAGCTGTCGGCCCTGATCCGGGGGGATCGGAAGTTCAGATCGCCGGACGAATTTTTTCTTCGGGTGCGGCAATCGGTTCCCCACCGGACGAGTTTTCACCAAACGGTCAAAACTGGGGAATTCTACCTTTAATTCCCGACCGCTTACGGGAAGATCATTACGAACATTTCATAGAGTTATTGAGGACGAACATGCCCAAAGATGGAATCCTGAGAATCGATCATGCTGTGGGATTATTTCGCTTATTTTGGATTCCTTACTCCGGAGCGGCAGGAGGGTACGTAGCCTATCCATGGGAGGACCTGCTCAAAATTCTTGCACTGGAAAGTCAAAGAAACAGATGCGCGATCGTTGCAGAGGATCTAGGTCTAGTGCCCGTTGAAGTCAAAAAGATACTTTCGGAATTCGGAATTTACCTAACTAAGGTTTTGTATTTCGAAAAGCATGACAGCCATGAATATAGCTCTCCAACCCATTATCAATTACGAACGGTAGCCTCCTTAAATACTCACGACCTGCCCACTTTAAAAGGTTACTGGAATTCGGAAGACATAAAAGAACGTTTTAGAATAGGCATGCTAAGCTGGGCTGAATACGAAACTTTGCTTGCCGAACGGGAATCGGATAAACAGATGATGGTCGCGTTGATACGGAAGGAAGGAATTTTATCTACGCATAACGGAAACGGAATGCACGGTAGCGAAATTGCAGACGCCTTACTTAAGCTTCTAACTTCTGCAAATTCAAAAATCCGAATGTTTGCAATGCACGATATTTTAGGGGAATACAAGCAGACAAATCTTCCAGGGACTACGAACGAATATCCGAACTGGAAACTTCGGTATTCTTTATTCTGGAAAGATCATCCGTTCTTTAGGAAAGATCCCAAATCATAA
- a CDS encoding OmpA family protein, translated as MAKKQNYYVTINGKKYDRGLIEIADASVSGKRDGRISVNDAKKLLNAVKDNNTYTDIEKKTIEHIRENYKFTDKADEWFRSEIRKWAAEKSAKTKSAEPEEAYVAEEDTSNIPSAPSDDDDSYLGYTNYIPTPSAGKPRTRSGIPILLLSVLILSGIGIGIYYTFGSSKEGSKSSASKHSSEKKKEEKILEKRESKKDSTPDEAEKGVFSLFSGSKAKSAKLEGANAELAKQIESGAIHFDKNSISVLSSSRKTLDHLSKLLKRKPELKASLTGHTSNEGKEEANLKVSKLRAEMVRDYLVGNGIPSERILIQAKGATEPIAENSSEVGREKNRRVEIRIVE; from the coding sequence ATGGCAAAAAAACAGAATTATTACGTCACCATCAACGGGAAAAAATACGATCGCGGTTTGATCGAAATTGCGGATGCTTCCGTTTCCGGTAAGCGTGACGGTCGGATTTCCGTAAACGACGCGAAAAAGCTTTTGAATGCCGTGAAAGACAATAACACGTACACCGATATAGAAAAGAAAACCATAGAGCACATCCGCGAGAATTATAAATTTACGGATAAGGCGGACGAATGGTTTCGATCCGAGATTAGAAAATGGGCCGCCGAAAAATCGGCTAAGACCAAATCTGCGGAACCGGAAGAGGCATATGTAGCCGAGGAAGATACCTCGAATATCCCGTCCGCTCCGTCGGATGACGACGACTCTTACTTAGGTTATACGAATTATATTCCCACACCTTCGGCTGGCAAGCCGCGCACAAGAAGCGGCATTCCGATTCTACTTCTTTCCGTATTAATTTTAAGTGGAATCGGCATCGGGATATATTATACGTTCGGTTCCTCGAAAGAAGGATCCAAATCATCCGCTTCCAAGCATTCCTCGGAGAAAAAGAAGGAAGAAAAGATTTTAGAAAAACGAGAATCGAAAAAGGATTCGACTCCGGACGAAGCTGAGAAAGGCGTATTCAGTTTATTTTCCGGTTCCAAAGCAAAGTCGGCCAAACTGGAAGGTGCGAACGCGGAGCTTGCAAAGCAAATCGAATCGGGCGCCATTCATTTCGATAAGAATAGCATCTCCGTTTTATCTTCTTCGCGCAAAACGCTGGATCATCTTTCCAAACTCTTGAAAAGAAAACCCGAATTGAAGGCGTCTCTGACCGGGCACACTTCGAACGAAGGAAAGGAAGAGGCGAATCTAAAAGTTTCCAAACTTCGCGCGGAAATGGTTCGTGACTACTTAGTCGGAAACGGTATCCCTAGCGAGCGTATTTTAATCCAGGCGAAAGGGGCTACGGAACCCATCGCTGAAAATTCTTCGGAAGTCGGTAGGGAAAAAAATCGCCGGGTAGAAATTCGGATCGTTGAATAG